ACGGGGCCAATAAAAAGATGACGGGTGCTAGTGCCCCTGATCTGGTAATCAAAGTTCCCGAAGGCACGACCGTTTACAATCAAGCAACCGATCAACCGATTGCCGACCTGACCAAACCAGGCGAAGAAGTGGTGATTGCCAAAGGTGGTCGTGGGGGCCGAGGAAACGTGCACTTTGCAACAGCCAAAAACTCGGCACCAGAAATTGCAGAAAACGGAGAACCGGGTGAAGAACTGGACCTTAGTTTACAACTCCGGTTGCTAGCTGATGTGGGACTGGTTGGATTCCCGTCGGCTGGGAAATCAACGCTTTTAAAAACCATTACGAATTCGAAGCCAAAGATAGCTCAGTACCACTTTACAACGCTAGTTCCGAACCTAGGAATTGTGCGCAACGATGATGGTAATGACTTTGTCATTGCGGATCTGCCTGGATTAATTGAAGGGGCTTCACAGGGAGTCGGATTGGGATTTGCTTTCTTGCGCCACATCCAACGGACTCGGGTCATTTTACACGTGGTGGATATGAGTGGCGTCGAAGGGCGTGATCCGTATGATGACTACCAAAAAATTAACGCGGAATTAGAAAACTTTGATCCGCAACTGTTAGAACGACCCCAAATTATCGTGGCTAGTAAAATGGATCTGCCCGACTCGGAGACCAATTTAGAACACTTTAAGGCAGAACTAGCTCAACATGATGATCAGGTAGCCCGAAAGATTGATCCAATTTCGTCGGTAACCCATCAGGGATTAACGACTCTCATTCGGGATACAGGAGCGTTACTGGCAGAAACACCGAAGTTTCCAGTGGTTAGTGAATTGGAGCCGGCCGGCGCTGATGAAGTGGTTTACACTGCGGAAAATGAAACTACATCACCATTTACCCTGCAACGGGATGAAGATGGCGTCTGGGTCATTAGCGGAGCTAAGATTGAGCGGTTGTTTAAGATGACGAATATTGACCACACCCAGAGTTTAATGCGGTTTACACGGCAAATGCGTGGGATGGGAATCGATGAAGCTTTGCGGAATGCTGGGGCAAAGGACGGTGACTTAGTGCGCATCTTAGACTTTACTTTTGATTACGTAAATTAAAAAAGTAGTTAACGGAAGTTAACTACTTTTTTAGCCGAAAATGATTTGATTGTTGTGCAGTCGATACCCATAGAGGCGCTGAGGTTGCTCGATGCTTTGAAAAAGATCGACCTGGCCAGCTAAGGCTTGCGTGCGAGCGTCAAACTGTTCTAAAGTGAGTGGTTTTGTCGGAGCAGCAGCTGGTAGCAAAAAGAGCCGGTTGCCCTGCAGTTGTAATTCGGAGACAGGTTGCACGTTGTGATTAAGTTCGACAAAGAGGGTGCGGTGGGGATCAAGATCCACGGCTGAAACGTTAAACTGATGAAGTTGGATAGAATCACCTGCTTTTGCTAATCAAATTAGAA
This genomic stretch from Fructilactobacillus carniphilus harbors:
- the obgE gene encoding GTPase ObgE, coding for MFVDQVQFKVKAGKGGDGMVGFRREKYVPNGGPSGGDGGHGGNVIFQVDSGMSTLMDFKYKKVFKAENGGNGANKKMTGASAPDLVIKVPEGTTVYNQATDQPIADLTKPGEEVVIAKGGRGGRGNVHFATAKNSAPEIAENGEPGEELDLSLQLRLLADVGLVGFPSAGKSTLLKTITNSKPKIAQYHFTTLVPNLGIVRNDDGNDFVIADLPGLIEGASQGVGLGFAFLRHIQRTRVILHVVDMSGVEGRDPYDDYQKINAELENFDPQLLERPQIIVASKMDLPDSETNLEHFKAELAQHDDQVARKIDPISSVTHQGLTTLIRDTGALLAETPKFPVVSELEPAGADEVVYTAENETTSPFTLQRDEDGVWVISGAKIERLFKMTNIDHTQSLMRFTRQMRGMGIDEALRNAGAKDGDLVRILDFTFDYVN